Part of the Quercus lobata isolate SW786 chromosome 6, ValleyOak3.0 Primary Assembly, whole genome shotgun sequence genome, AGACTCACAGGTGTATGCCATTAACGCGCGCGCGATGACCTACACCAGGGCTTGGAACAGACATCTTAATTCCTCCAAGGGTTTCGCTGTTTGTGAATTTGTGTCCTTCGCCAGGGCTCGGACCTGATTCCTTCATTGCTCCAAGAGATAACCCATCAAAGAAACCCCCACTGCCCCCAAAAGCAGTGCCTCGAGACTCCATGAAATTAAAGGGACGAGCTTCTGTTGCAATGAAAATAGAGTTCAGCAACACAAAGATCACAAAGAAGCTGTAGTATTTCTGGGTGGTTGTCATGTTGAATTTTTAACAAAGAGACAGTTTGTGACTTTGTGTTCAATGTATTATACAAACTTGTTGGGACAAGAAAGCAAGCTGTACCTATATATGTCTATGTGATGTGCAACATAGAGGAAGTGATAGAGTGTCCCCTATTTATAGTGTTGATAATTGATACGATTAGGAAGATTGTGAGTTTAATCTTATTTGAATAAAGAAATCTTGATGTACAcgattctttaaaaaaaaaacgtgagACTTCGAATCTCCCATTTTCCAATCCAGCGGGAGACcaacattttcttttgtagGAAACAGCTAGTGAGTTTCTTGATGAtaatgagaaaggaaaaaaatggggggagagagattgaagagacatgaaaaaggaaaaataggagATTGCGAGTCCAAgttggaaaaaaattgtcacgATGAAAGCTACTGTTTTTTGATTCTTTCGTGGGCGGCCTGAGTCGTCGAAAAGTAATATTCCAGTCTAAGCACAGATTGGAGACCAAAGACAATGcaatactctttttttattttctaataatagACTATGCAAATGCAATACTTAGTTAAATTCCTCAAAATGGGGGTAGTGGCGGCCTGACTTGAACTCTTGAAACTTCATGACCAGTCAGTGATTATAGTTATGAAGGATTTATTGGGTAAGTAGGATCTCCTAATAACACAGTggccaaaattttctaaaacaattAGATTGGATTATTATTTGTGAGTTTATAAGATTATATACCgtaaaatgtatttaaaaaaagggtaatcccattttaatggtttaattaaataaaataatacatatatttGTTCAAGACTTTGAAACCAtattaactagtcgctaacccgtgcgatgcacgggaaagctaccaatttttttccaaatgatgtgacattagctATTGGAATTCAACATCGATTCTCTAGTAGCATGttgttatttttcaatttcatttatttcatgtcttccactaaatattcaatgcattcattatatttaaaaacatatattcaaattgattatctaagtgTCTGtaaaaaactacaattcaatcaactctagaatacaaaataggctggggtaaaaaataaatcatagctcagtttccatacaaaaacaaaagaagcaagcCCAACATCAATATATCAACCTGTTCAAGAAACCTATGCcaaataatgtattttttcatttcataatgATCACATAATGATCCAAACAGCCAAGCCAACCTTaatagtttatattatattattatatatataagcatcCGTGTATAATATATAATGCTACAAACTCTCAAACAGCCAACCTTACAGTGTATTActgtattatatataatatataatataatattatattacttGGAGTTGGACATGAATATACTGTGTATCCAGCTTCGTGTAGCAGCCAACCTTACACtgtgtattatatatataatatatatatatatatatataatattaatattatattatattacttGGAGTTGGACATGATTACACTGTGTATCCAGCTTCGTGAATGATAAAACTTTCAGGCTGCTTACATCCATCCAACCTTACATATATCGAAGTGTAAGCAGCTCACATTAGTCCAACTTGGACCCCCCACAAAATAGAAAGACACAATACAAACACAGTCACACTCACACAAGCTTTGCTTTGAGAGACACAGTCACACAGTCACACAGCAATGGCAATAAAATCATTCTTGCTTTCAGCTTTcccaaacaaatgaaaatgaaaaaaacagtaaaacacGAAGAGAAActacaaaactgaaaacacgaAGAAGCTTACGGCTTACCGGTGTTCTGCGTCAGGCGAGACTTGAGTAGAGAGGCGAGAGCGAGAGATAGAGTTAAAAGATACTGAGAGAAACATACGAACTTATATACCCCTGAGAATCTGAAA contains:
- the LOC115950276 gene encoding uncharacterized protein LOC115950276 → MTTTQKYYSFFVIFVLLNSIFIATEARPFNFMESRGTAFGGSGGFFDGLSLGAMKESGPSPGEGHKFTNSETLGGIKMSVPSPGVGHRARVNGIHLESKMARETKSFISFIVILFLLLGFQTEARPFNILKTHNHHHRHHVGIGNKGFFDGLYLGAMKQSGPSPGQGNKFTDAQTLGGVKDGPSPGQGH